A portion of the Roseovarius sp. SCSIO 43702 genome contains these proteins:
- a CDS encoding F0F1 ATP synthase subunit B, which produces MSIDWITVAAQIVNFLVLVWLLKRFLYSPILDGIDARERQITERMAEAGRIRAEAEAAQAEHRAEIARLKAGREGVLEEVRAEAEAERDALLAATRARLEREQAALEQARADEARRFAADLELRGVSALLALLRKALRDLSGETLEQRIVARAAERLRDMAGDLADAAGDSPEAVITTQAALPDDLQRDLTRRITQAMPGTSVVFRTDPDQSPGLNLRVGGAQLGWTADSYVNGLQRILADARHGGGRADAA; this is translated from the coding sequence ATGTCCATCGACTGGATCACCGTCGCGGCGCAGATCGTCAACTTCCTGGTGCTGGTCTGGCTGCTCAAGCGGTTTCTCTATAGCCCGATCCTCGACGGCATCGACGCGCGCGAGCGCCAGATCACCGAGCGCATGGCGGAGGCGGGGCGCATCCGCGCCGAGGCCGAGGCGGCGCAGGCCGAGCACCGCGCCGAGATCGCGCGGCTGAAGGCGGGCCGCGAAGGCGTGCTGGAGGAGGTGCGCGCCGAGGCCGAGGCCGAGCGTGACGCGCTCCTGGCCGCCACCCGCGCGCGGCTGGAGCGCGAGCAGGCCGCGCTCGAGCAGGCCCGCGCCGACGAAGCGCGCCGTTTCGCCGCCGATCTGGAACTGCGCGGCGTCTCGGCGCTGCTTGCCCTTCTGCGCAAGGCGCTGCGCGATCTCTCGGGCGAGACGCTCGAGCAGCGCATCGTCGCGCGCGCCGCCGAGCGCCTGCGGGACATGGCCGGAGACCTGGCCGACGCCGCGGGCGACAGCCCCGAGGCGGTCATCACCACGCAGGCCGCGCTGCCGGACGATCTGCAACGCGATCTGACCCGCCGGATCACGCAGGCGATGCCCGGGACGAGCGTCGTCTTCCGCACCGATCCCGACCAGTCGCCGGGCCTCAACCTGCGCGTGGGCGGCGCGCAACTGGGATGGACGGCCGACAGCTATGTCAACGGTCTGCAACGGATACTGGCGGATGCGCGACACGGAGGAGGGCGGGCCGATGCCGCATGA
- a CDS encoding F0F1 ATP synthase subunit C — protein sequence MTDLSIIAAVSIITAGLTVAIGAIGPALGEGRAAASALSAIAQQPDAGSTLSRTLFVSLAMIESTAIYCFVVAMILLFANPFWNAALEAAAPGTGG from the coding sequence ATGACCGATCTTTCCATCATCGCCGCCGTCTCGATCATCACCGCGGGGCTGACCGTCGCCATCGGCGCCATCGGTCCCGCGCTGGGCGAGGGACGGGCGGCCGCCTCGGCGCTGAGCGCCATCGCGCAGCAGCCCGACGCGGGCAGCACCCTCTCGCGCACCCTCTTCGTCAGCCTCGCGATGATCGAGTCGACCGCGATCTACTGTTTCGTCGTGGCGATGATCCTGCTCTTCGCCAACCCGTTCTGGAACGCGGCGCTCGAGGCGGCGGCGCCGGGAACGGGCGGCTAG
- a CDS encoding F0F1 ATP synthase subunit A, with protein MKLTPDDTILFTIAGVGINATIVFTWAVMALLTGASILVTRNLRPDVPPNRWRTVLEAIVLTIQGQIDEISARPDRRLLYFSGTLFLFIIVSNMLAIVPGWQAPTASLSTTAGLALAVLVAVPLFGIGSRGLGGYLRSYIEPNIIMLPFNIIGEVSRGISLAIRLYGNVMSGAVIAAILLGVAPFFFPVVMDMLGLLTGVIQAYIFAILATVYISSATADPETLNAKEQT; from the coding sequence ATGAAACTGACGCCTGACGACACGATCCTCTTCACCATCGCGGGTGTCGGCATCAACGCGACCATCGTCTTTACCTGGGCGGTGATGGCCCTGCTGACCGGCGCCTCGATCCTCGTCACCCGCAACCTGCGCCCCGACGTGCCGCCGAACCGCTGGCGCACGGTGCTGGAGGCCATCGTGCTGACCATCCAGGGCCAGATCGACGAGATCAGCGCGCGGCCCGACCGGAGGCTGCTCTATTTCTCGGGCACGCTCTTTCTCTTCATCATCGTGTCGAACATGCTGGCCATCGTGCCCGGCTGGCAGGCGCCCACGGCGTCGCTCTCGACCACGGCGGGGCTGGCGCTCGCGGTGCTGGTGGCGGTGCCGCTCTTCGGGATCGGCAGTCGCGGGCTCGGGGGGTATCTGCGCAGCTATATCGAGCCCAACATCATCATGCTGCCCTTCAATATCATCGGCGAGGTGTCGCGCGGCATCAGCCTCGCGATCCGCCTTTACGGCAACGTCATGAGCGGCGCGGTGATCGCCGCGATCCTCCTGGGCGTCGCGCCGTTCTTCTTTCCGGTGGTGATGGACATGCTGGGCCTGCTGACCGGCGTCATCCAGGCCTACATCTTCGCCATCCTTGCCACCGTCTACATCTCGTCCGCCACGGCGGATCCCGAGACCCTGAATGCAAAGGAGCAGACATGA
- a CDS encoding ATP synthase subunit I: protein MIESMNWTLLAIGALAGSASGALYFAGLAWGMRLALRRARPAAVLMTSAAIRIALLLAAGWAIAQLGAAAIVGFALAFVVLRFLLVSAVRTAPAERIGS, encoded by the coding sequence ATGATCGAAAGCATGAACTGGACCCTCCTTGCCATCGGCGCGCTGGCCGGGTCGGCCTCGGGCGCGCTCTACTTCGCAGGGCTGGCCTGGGGGATGCGCCTGGCGCTTCGGCGCGCGCGCCCCGCGGCCGTGCTGATGACGAGCGCGGCCATCCGTATCGCGCTTCTGCTGGCCGCGGGCTGGGCGATCGCGCAACTGGGCGCCGCGGCGATCGTCGGGTTCGCGCTGGCCTTCGTGGTCCTGCGCTTCCTGCTGGTAAGCGCGGTGCGGACCGCCCCGGCGGAGAGGATCGGGTCATGA
- a CDS encoding AtpZ/AtpI family protein codes for MSDDRKTADRIARSAARKQKARDNPGPSPLRGIGVFGVIGWSVAVPTVAGAFLGLWLDAAYPQEFRWTIALILGGVVLGAALAWAWIEKEKGE; via the coding sequence ATGAGCGACGATCGCAAGACCGCGGACCGCATCGCGCGCAGCGCCGCGCGCAAGCAGAAGGCGCGCGACAATCCCGGCCCCAGCCCGCTGCGCGGCATCGGGGTCTTCGGCGTCATCGGCTGGTCGGTCGCGGTGCCCACGGTGGCGGGCGCGTTCCTCGGGCTGTGGCTGGACGCCGCCTACCCGCAGGAGTTCCGCTGGACCATCGCGCTCATCCTCGGCGGCGTGGTGCTCGGCGCGGCGCTGGCCTGGGCATGGATCGAGAAGGAGAAGGGCGAATGA
- a CDS encoding ATPase yields MSMADEMQVRIRLPGTALFDGPATRLSGVAADGGFGILPNHVDFVTALVPSVLLVTQGDGRERIFGIDDGTLVKKGHEVDIAVQRGVEAPDMASLDAVVGDFFDTMEDEERAARAALSRLEADMVRRFAGLRTQP; encoded by the coding sequence ATGAGCATGGCCGATGAGATGCAGGTCAGGATCCGGCTGCCCGGCACGGCGCTGTTCGATGGCCCCGCCACGCGGCTGAGCGGTGTCGCGGCGGATGGCGGCTTCGGCATCCTGCCCAATCACGTCGATTTCGTGACCGCGCTGGTGCCCTCGGTCCTGCTGGTGACGCAGGGGGACGGGCGCGAGCGGATCTTCGGCATCGACGATGGCACGCTGGTCAAGAAGGGCCATGAGGTCGACATCGCCGTGCAGCGCGGGGTCGAGGCGCCGGACATGGCGTCGCTCGACGCGGTGGTGGGCGACTTCTTCGACACGATGGAGGACGAAGAGCGCGCCGCGCGCGCCGCCCTGTCGCGTCTCGAGGCGGACATGGTGCGCCGCTTCGCGGGGCTGAGGACGCAGCCATGA
- the atpD gene encoding F0F1 ATP synthase subunit beta, with translation MGHIVAVRGGIVDVLFPADGPEIDDLLHAGDVALQVMSFVEGGAARCIALGAVQGLGLGTPVRATGGPVRVPVGEAVLGRMLDVFGAPIDGLPAPEGADSRSIHGAPPRLADRTLRAEVLETGIKAIDLLAPIERGGKTGLFGGAGVGKTVLLSELIHNTVEHHHGVSLFCGIGERSREAEELWREMGEAGVRDKMVMLFGQMNAAPGVRFLVGKAALTIAEWFRDDRGQDVLLLIDNIFRYVQAGSEVSGLMGRMPSRVGYQPTLATELAELQERIASTRKGAITSIQAVYVPADDFTDPAAAHIFSHLSASVVLSRKRASEGLYPAVDPLASASVMLTPGVVGQRHYDIARAVRRTLAEYEDLRDIIAMLGIEELSAHDRAIVARARRLERFLTQPFTTVAGATGAGGKLVPMEVTLDGCEAILNQESFDRPESDYYMIGALSELEDAA, from the coding sequence ATGGGCCATATCGTCGCGGTGCGCGGCGGGATCGTCGATGTCCTCTTCCCCGCGGACGGCCCCGAGATCGACGACCTGCTCCATGCCGGTGACGTGGCCTTGCAGGTCATGAGCTTCGTCGAGGGCGGCGCCGCGCGCTGCATCGCGCTGGGCGCGGTGCAGGGGCTCGGCCTCGGCACGCCCGTGCGCGCCACTGGCGGCCCGGTGCGCGTGCCGGTGGGCGAGGCGGTTCTGGGCCGGATGCTGGATGTTTTCGGCGCGCCCATCGACGGGCTGCCCGCGCCCGAAGGGGCGGACAGCCGCTCGATCCACGGCGCGCCGCCGCGCCTCGCGGACCGGACCTTGCGCGCCGAGGTGCTCGAGACCGGCATCAAGGCCATCGACCTTCTCGCCCCCATCGAGCGCGGCGGCAAGACCGGCCTTTTCGGGGGCGCGGGCGTCGGCAAGACGGTGCTGCTCAGCGAACTCATCCACAACACGGTCGAGCATCACCACGGCGTGAGCCTCTTTTGCGGCATCGGCGAGCGGTCGCGCGAGGCCGAAGAGCTGTGGCGCGAGATGGGCGAGGCGGGCGTGCGCGACAAGATGGTGATGCTCTTCGGCCAGATGAACGCGGCCCCCGGCGTGCGCTTCCTGGTGGGCAAGGCGGCGCTGACGATTGCCGAATGGTTCCGCGACGATCGCGGTCAGGACGTGCTGCTGCTGATCGACAACATCTTCCGCTACGTGCAGGCGGGCTCGGAAGTGTCGGGCCTCATGGGCCGGATGCCCAGCCGGGTGGGCTATCAGCCGACGCTGGCGACCGAACTGGCGGAATTGCAGGAACGCATCGCCTCGACCCGCAAGGGCGCGATCACGTCCATTCAGGCGGTCTACGTGCCGGCGGACGATTTCACCGATCCGGCGGCGGCGCATATCTTCTCGCACCTCTCGGCCTCGGTCGTCCTGTCGCGCAAACGCGCGAGCGAGGGGCTTTACCCGGCGGTCGATCCGCTGGCCTCGGCCTCGGTGATGCTGACGCCCGGCGTGGTGGGCCAGCGCCATTACGACATCGCCCGAGCGGTGCGCCGCACGCTGGCCGAATACGAGGATCTGCGCGACATCATCGCGATGCTCGGTATCGAGGAACTGTCGGCGCACGACCGCGCCATCGTGGCGCGCGCCCGGCGGCTCGAACGGTTCCTGACCCAGCCCTTCACCACCGTCGCCGGCGCGACCGGCGCGGGCGGCAAGCTGGTGCCGATGGAGGTCACGCTCGACGGCTGCGAGGCGATCCTGAACCAGGAGAGCTTCGATCGTCCCGAAAGCGATTACTACATGATCGGCGCGCTGAGCGAGCTGGAGGACGCGGCATGA
- a CDS encoding sensor histidine kinase → MRAGRGLARGTLSVLLTLTLLAALVWLAPGRVTPLPGATMIDRAILCSDPAPQAQCVGDPVPLPFFGGLSGAVGDVVRLRVTAGATAQGGDGPQAMFFPLFSDALTVFVGQTPVLRTATGAETPWHWNRPAYVRVPEPLQAGEAPVDLVLRSAPWFEVSLMPFHAGPDAALRDAYLWRATLTRDVARFGLLLALLCTVGMTGLAVTRRGDKVYRWAAIAGAAATVLSLHYASTRPPLPAPLWQALWTVSVPILIAALHRFIRRFLRRRPDGFETATLAFALGSVPVMFVMALAWPQWLLAASALVHAVALVITIYLLSIFLRDRRFTTPGRFATLYVAMSVTAALALHDALYFYLRPPPVAMQLGQFMPMVFMFVTGWLVLMQLVTALGRQEALAAKLRERVILRSQTLRRTADALKAREREMLLTAERQRIMMDLHDGVGGHLVNALAGLRHSDNADPHLRDLLEEAQTDMGLIIDSLYNPGDVAGLLAMMRARLEPMLERQGLRFDWQVEDEPQMPDPGPSSNIDLLRIVQEFVTNTSKHAQASCITVQTGRRHLCLTDDGRGLDMEAPARRGHGLASMRRRAARIGATLTLTGGEGGTTLRLDWP, encoded by the coding sequence GTGAGAGCGGGCCGCGGTCTGGCCCGCGGCACCCTTTCGGTGCTGCTGACGCTGACGCTGCTGGCGGCGCTGGTCTGGCTGGCGCCCGGCCGCGTCACGCCGCTTCCCGGTGCGACGATGATCGACCGGGCGATCCTCTGTTCCGATCCCGCACCGCAGGCGCAATGCGTCGGCGATCCGGTTCCGTTGCCCTTTTTCGGCGGTCTTTCGGGTGCCGTCGGCGACGTGGTGCGCCTGCGCGTGACCGCCGGGGCCACGGCCCAAGGGGGCGACGGGCCGCAGGCGATGTTCTTCCCCCTGTTCAGCGACGCGCTGACCGTGTTCGTGGGGCAGACGCCCGTGCTGCGCACCGCGACGGGCGCCGAAACGCCCTGGCACTGGAACCGTCCGGCCTATGTCCGCGTCCCCGAGCCGTTGCAGGCCGGGGAGGCGCCGGTCGACCTGGTGCTGCGCAGCGCGCCCTGGTTCGAGGTGTCGCTCATGCCATTTCACGCGGGGCCGGACGCGGCGCTGCGCGACGCGTATCTGTGGCGGGCCACGCTGACCCGTGACGTGGCGCGGTTCGGGTTGCTTCTGGCTTTGCTCTGCACCGTGGGGATGACCGGCCTCGCGGTGACGCGGCGGGGCGACAAGGTCTATCGCTGGGCCGCGATCGCGGGTGCCGCGGCCACGGTGTTGAGCCTGCATTACGCCTCGACGCGCCCACCTCTTCCGGCGCCGCTCTGGCAGGCGCTCTGGACCGTGTCGGTCCCGATCCTGATCGCGGCGCTGCACCGGTTCATCCGCCGCTTCCTGCGCCGCCGGCCCGACGGGTTCGAGACCGCGACCCTGGCCTTCGCCCTCGGCTCGGTGCCGGTCATGTTCGTCATGGCCCTGGCCTGGCCCCAGTGGCTGCTGGCCGCCTCCGCGCTGGTGCATGCGGTGGCCCTGGTGATCACGATCTACCTGCTGTCGATCTTCCTGCGCGACCGCCGGTTCACCACGCCGGGCCGGTTCGCGACGCTCTACGTCGCCATGAGCGTCACCGCCGCGCTCGCCCTGCACGATGCGCTCTATTTCTACCTCCGCCCGCCGCCCGTCGCGATGCAACTGGGGCAGTTCATGCCGATGGTGTTCATGTTCGTCACCGGCTGGCTGGTCCTGATGCAACTCGTGACCGCGCTCGGCCGGCAGGAGGCGCTGGCCGCGAAGCTGCGCGAGCGGGTGATCCTGCGCTCGCAGACCCTGCGCCGCACCGCCGATGCGCTGAAGGCGCGCGAACGCGAGATGCTGCTGACCGCGGAACGCCAGCGCATCATGATGGACCTGCATGACGGGGTGGGCGGGCACCTCGTGAACGCGCTGGCCGGATTGCGCCACTCCGACAATGCCGACCCCCATCTGCGCGACCTGCTGGAAGAGGCGCAGACCGACATGGGCCTGATCATCGACAGCCTCTACAATCCCGGCGACGTGGCCGGGTTGCTCGCCATGATGCGCGCGCGGCTCGAGCCGATGCTGGAGCGGCAGGGGCTGCGGTTCGACTGGCAGGTGGAAGACGAGCCGCAGATGCCCGATCCCGGCCCCTCCAGCAACATCGACCTGCTGCGCATCGTGCAGGAATTCGTGACCAACACGAGCAAGCACGCGCAGGCAAGCTGCATCACCGTGCAGACCGGACGACGGCACCTCTGCCTCACCGATGACGGGCGCGGCCTCGACATGGAGGCGCCGGCGCGTCGCGGCCACGGGCTCGCGTCGATGCGCCGCCGTGCCGCGCGTATCGGCGCCACCCTGACCTTGACGGGCGGGGAGGGGGGCACGACGCTGAGGCTCGACTGGCCGTAG
- a CDS encoding response regulator transcription factor, translated as MTNDASSSPDAVASVLIVEDRHQTAEQLRREIAASPRLRVAGVAHSVEDGLEALHRLRPRIVLSDLGLPDGSGLEIVRAVAKADWPCETIVVSVFGEERNVVDAICAGARGYMLKFEALDRAAEVVRTVLAGGSPISPQVARHLLTMVDRVQPEAAGGDAPELTPRELEILRLVARGYKREEVGQRLSISISTVGTHINAIYRKLEARSNIEAVAIAARFGLL; from the coding sequence ATGACCAACGACGCTTCCTCGTCCCCGGACGCCGTTGCATCGGTTCTCATCGTCGAGGACCGGCACCAGACGGCCGAGCAGTTGCGACGCGAGATCGCCGCCTCTCCGAGACTGCGGGTGGCGGGCGTTGCCCACAGCGTCGAGGACGGTCTCGAGGCGCTCCACCGGTTGCGTCCGCGTATCGTGCTGAGCGACCTCGGCCTGCCCGACGGATCGGGGCTCGAGATCGTGCGCGCCGTCGCGAAGGCCGATTGGCCCTGCGAGACCATCGTCGTCAGCGTCTTCGGAGAGGAACGCAATGTCGTCGACGCGATCTGTGCAGGCGCGCGGGGCTACATGCTCAAGTTCGAGGCGCTGGACCGCGCCGCCGAGGTGGTTCGCACCGTGCTGGCGGGCGGCAGCCCGATCAGCCCGCAGGTCGCCCGCCACCTTCTGACCATGGTCGACCGGGTGCAGCCCGAGGCGGCAGGGGGTGACGCGCCCGAACTGACCCCGCGCGAGCTCGAGATCCTGCGTCTCGTCGCGCGCGGCTACAAGCGCGAGGAGGTGGGGCAGCGGCTTTCCATCTCGATCAGCACGGTCGGCACCCACATCAACGCGATCTACCGGAAACTCGAGGCCCGCTCGAACATCGAGGCCGTGGCGATCGCGGCGCGGTTCGGGCTTCTGTGA
- a CDS encoding efflux RND transporter permease subunit produces MPRFFIDRPVFAWVISILIMGVGLLAIRLLPVAQYPQIAPPSVSVAATYPGASASTVANTVTQVIEQQMTGLDGLRYFSSNSTAAGRAEITLTFETGTDIDIAQVQVQNKLSRATPLLPEPVQRQGITVEKSSAGFLMVVGLISTDGALEQVDLADYMVSNLVDELSRIEGVGSVNVFGGQYAMRIWLDPSKLAAFELTPSDVVAAVSAQNAQISAGAFGDRPAVAGQQLNATITAQSLLSRPEDFRQIVLRSETDGGLVLLDDVARVEIGAESYATIARFNGDPAAGMAISLASGANALDTAEAVKERLEEFAAFFPEGVDYVIPYDTTPFVEISIKEVVKTLFEAIGLVFLVMFLFLQNLRATLIPTLAVPVVLLGTFGVLAAAGFTINTLTMLAMVLAIGLLVDDAIVVVENVERIMEEEGLSPREATHKSMGQITGALIGIALVLSAVFVPMAFFPGSTGVIYQQFAITIVSAMALSVVVALTLTPALCASLLKAKDVEAHGRKGGPFGWFNRGFAALTSGYTGTVRWSVRRPFRVGVVYLVLVGVMVALFARTPTGFLPDEDQGILFTLIQAPTGASAERTLDVLEQVEDHFLVAEEGVVKSMFGVVGFSFAGRGQNMGIAFVQLEDWKKREEPGQSVQAVAGRAFGAFSQIRDAQVFPIVPPSVIELGNVSGFDFYLQARGGQSHADLVAARNRVLGAAAQSPLIASARPSGLEDAAQFNLDIDWRKAGAMGLTPEDVAQLLQIAWAGRYVNDFIDQGRIKRVYVQGEPDARAVPSDIDKWRVRNAMGGLVPFSNFSEAGWEYGAQGLYRYNGVPSMQLQGTPAPGVTTGEAMAEMERIVAELGSGYALAWTGLSLEERESGNQAPLLYALSLAVVFLSLAALYESWSIPFAVMFAMPIGVLGALVGAWLGGFENGVFFQVGILTVIGLTGKNAILIVEFARERYEEGERIIDAVAIAAEQRFRPILMTSMAFSLGVLPLVLSTGAGSGGRTAIGSGVLGGTISATVLGVIFVPLFFVIVTRIFRRAAGGRKTAET; encoded by the coding sequence ATGCCCCGTTTCTTCATCGACCGCCCCGTCTTTGCCTGGGTCATCTCGATCCTCATCATGGGCGTGGGCCTTCTCGCGATCCGGCTCCTGCCGGTGGCGCAGTATCCGCAGATCGCGCCGCCCTCGGTATCGGTCGCCGCCACCTATCCGGGCGCGTCGGCCAGCACGGTCGCCAACACCGTGACGCAGGTGATCGAGCAGCAGATGACAGGGCTCGACGGCCTGCGGTATTTCTCCTCGAACTCCACCGCCGCGGGCCGCGCCGAGATCACGCTCACCTTCGAGACGGGGACCGACATCGACATCGCCCAGGTGCAGGTCCAGAACAAGCTGAGCCGGGCGACGCCGCTCCTGCCGGAACCCGTTCAGCGGCAGGGCATCACCGTCGAGAAATCCTCGGCGGGCTTCTTGATGGTCGTGGGCCTCATCTCGACCGATGGCGCGCTCGAACAGGTCGATCTCGCCGACTACATGGTCTCGAACCTCGTGGACGAGCTGAGTCGGATCGAGGGCGTCGGGTCGGTCAACGTCTTCGGCGGGCAATACGCCATGCGGATCTGGCTCGATCCGTCGAAGCTCGCCGCGTTCGAGCTGACCCCGTCGGACGTGGTGGCTGCCGTCTCGGCGCAGAACGCCCAGATCTCGGCCGGCGCCTTCGGGGATCGCCCCGCCGTCGCGGGCCAGCAGCTCAACGCCACGATCACCGCGCAATCGCTGCTGAGCCGGCCCGAGGATTTCCGCCAGATCGTCCTGCGCTCCGAGACCGATGGCGGCCTCGTGCTGCTCGACGACGTGGCGCGGGTCGAGATCGGCGCCGAAAGCTATGCCACCATCGCGCGGTTCAACGGCGATCCGGCGGCCGGCATGGCGATCAGCCTCGCCTCGGGCGCCAACGCGCTCGACACCGCCGAGGCGGTGAAGGAGCGGCTCGAGGAATTCGCGGCCTTCTTTCCCGAGGGTGTCGATTACGTGATCCCCTACGACACCACGCCCTTCGTCGAGATCTCGATCAAGGAAGTGGTCAAGACCCTCTTCGAGGCCATCGGTCTCGTCTTCCTGGTGATGTTCCTCTTCCTCCAGAACCTCCGCGCGACGCTCATTCCGACGCTTGCCGTGCCGGTCGTCCTTCTGGGCACGTTTGGCGTGCTGGCGGCGGCGGGGTTCACGATCAACACGCTGACGATGCTGGCCATGGTGCTCGCCATCGGGCTTCTGGTGGATGACGCGATCGTCGTGGTCGAGAATGTCGAGCGCATCATGGAAGAGGAGGGCCTTTCGCCGCGCGAGGCGACGCACAAGTCGATGGGCCAGATCACCGGCGCGCTCATCGGGATCGCGCTCGTCCTTTCGGCGGTCTTCGTGCCGATGGCCTTCTTCCCCGGCTCGACCGGCGTGATCTACCAGCAATTCGCGATCACCATCGTCTCGGCCATGGCGCTTTCGGTCGTGGTCGCGCTCACCCTGACACCCGCGCTCTGCGCGTCGTTGCTCAAGGCCAAGGATGTCGAGGCGCATGGCCGCAAGGGCGGGCCCTTCGGCTGGTTCAACCGCGGGTTCGCGGCGCTCACCAGCGGCTATACCGGCACCGTGCGCTGGAGCGTGCGGCGGCCCTTCCGGGTGGGCGTCGTCTATCTCGTGCTGGTGGGCGTCATGGTCGCGCTCTTCGCGCGCACGCCCACGGGGTTTCTGCCTGACGAGGACCAGGGCATCCTCTTCACCCTCATCCAGGCCCCCACGGGCGCCTCGGCGGAACGCACGCTCGACGTGCTCGAACAGGTCGAGGATCATTTCCTCGTGGCCGAGGAGGGGGTGGTCAAATCCATGTTCGGCGTCGTCGGGTTCAGCTTCGCGGGACGCGGCCAGAACATGGGCATCGCCTTCGTGCAGCTCGAGGACTGGAAGAAGCGCGAGGAACCGGGCCAGAGCGTTCAGGCCGTCGCCGGCCGGGCCTTCGGCGCCTTCAGCCAGATCCGCGATGCGCAGGTCTTTCCCATCGTGCCCCCCTCGGTGATCGAGCTCGGCAACGTCTCGGGCTTCGACTTCTACCTCCAGGCCCGCGGCGGGCAGAGCCACGCCGACCTTGTCGCGGCGCGCAACCGCGTGCTGGGCGCCGCCGCGCAAAGCCCGCTCATCGCCTCCGCGCGTCCCAGCGGGCTCGAGGACGCGGCGCAGTTCAATCTCGACATCGACTGGCGCAAGGCCGGCGCGATGGGCCTCACCCCCGAGGACGTGGCGCAACTGCTCCAGATCGCCTGGGCGGGCCGTTACGTCAACGACTTCATCGACCAGGGCCGCATCAAGCGCGTCTACGTCCAGGGCGAACCCGACGCCCGCGCCGTGCCGTCGGATATCGACAAATGGCGGGTGCGCAACGCCATGGGCGGCCTCGTGCCCTTCTCGAACTTCTCCGAGGCCGGGTGGGAATACGGCGCGCAGGGGCTCTACCGCTACAACGGCGTGCCCTCGATGCAGCTTCAGGGCACGCCCGCGCCAGGTGTCACCACCGGCGAGGCGATGGCCGAAATGGAGCGCATCGTGGCCGAACTCGGCAGCGGCTACGCGCTCGCCTGGACCGGCCTCTCGCTCGAGGAGCGCGAGTCGGGCAACCAGGCGCCGCTGCTCTACGCGCTGTCGCTCGCCGTGGTGTTCCTGTCGCTCGCGGCGCTCTACGAAAGCTGGTCCATCCCCTTCGCGGTCATGTTCGCCATGCCCATCGGTGTGCTGGGCGCGCTCGTCGGTGCGTGGCTCGGCGGGTTCGAGAACGGGGTGTTCTTCCAGGTGGGGATCCTCACGGTGATCGGCCTGACGGGCAAGAACGCGATCCTGATCGTGGAATTCGCCCGAGAACGATACGAGGAGGGCGAGCGCATCATCGACGCCGTGGCGATCGCGGCCGAACAGCGCTTCCGCCCGATCCTGATGACCTCGATGGCTTTCTCGCTGGGCGTGCTGCCGCTGGTCCTCAGCACCGGCGCGGGCTCGGGCGGGCGCACGGCGATCGGCTCGGGCGTGCTCGGCGGCACGATCTCGGCCACGGTGCTCGGCGTGATCTTCGTGCCGCTCTTCTTCGTCATCGTCACCCGCATCTTCCGCCGCGCGGCAGGGGGCAGGAAAACCGCGGAGACGTGA